The following coding sequences are from one Azospirillum humicireducens window:
- the fhuB gene encoding Fe(3+)-hydroxamate ABC transporter permease FhuB — MAERAPMNRILLWGGLALVAACLSAVQVAGHLAAPAAVGGTTTGPGWLDAIILHHSVLPRITVSLVAGAALGLSGLLLQRVLRNPLAEPSTLGVSAGAQLAMTVGLLYAPTLMEQAREGVALAGGLAVVGLILAMTWRRGLEPVAVILAGMMVALTATMTSAALILANGDYLFSIFIWGGGALAQQSWGPTLTIALRLLVGLAAAILLTRPLAILGLDDSSARSLGVALNATRFAVIGVAVWLAASVTAEVGVIGFVGLAAPALAHLSGARTQTQKLIAAPLIGAILLWVTDGLVQLLAGANGERVPTGAATALLGGPLLLWLLPRLRMVEWPSLNTRPAPSRRNPRPRLLIGLIALLGLAAVALALTVGHGPDGWSVASGPLLDRLLAWRGPRVAVAAAAGAMLAAAGMLLQRITANPLASPEILGVGTGSGVGLTAALFLVAAPGIGIQIAASAAGAVLVLAAMLALSLRAGLGPERLLLAGIAMSALCSAVLTAVIATGTPQAFTLLRWLSGSTNEAGPADAWFCAGAAVLLLAALPLASRWLEILPLGDVTARALGLPVQRCRVILVLFAGLLTAAAALFVGPLSFVGLIAPHLARLAGLGRPLEQGIGAILIGAGLMVVSDWLARTVAFPYQLPLGLFAALLAGPYLIWLLSRAGPRAG; from the coding sequence ATGGCTGAGCGCGCACCGATGAACCGCATCCTGCTGTGGGGCGGGCTGGCCCTGGTCGCCGCCTGCCTGTCGGCCGTCCAGGTCGCCGGACATCTCGCTGCGCCGGCCGCGGTCGGCGGCACCACCACAGGCCCCGGCTGGCTCGACGCCATCATCCTCCATCACAGCGTCCTGCCGCGCATCACCGTTTCGCTGGTCGCCGGTGCGGCGCTGGGACTGTCGGGGCTTTTGCTCCAGCGCGTGCTGCGCAACCCGCTGGCCGAGCCTTCGACGCTGGGCGTGTCGGCCGGCGCCCAACTCGCCATGACGGTGGGGCTGCTCTATGCGCCGACTCTGATGGAACAGGCGCGCGAGGGCGTGGCGCTGGCAGGCGGGCTGGCGGTGGTCGGGCTGATCCTCGCCATGACATGGCGGCGCGGGCTGGAGCCGGTCGCGGTGATCCTGGCCGGCATGATGGTGGCGCTGACAGCCACCATGACCAGTGCCGCGCTGATCCTCGCCAACGGCGACTATCTGTTTTCGATCTTCATCTGGGGCGGCGGCGCGCTGGCGCAGCAAAGCTGGGGGCCGACCCTGACCATCGCGCTGCGCCTGCTGGTCGGCCTCGCCGCGGCCATCCTGCTGACGCGCCCGCTGGCGATCCTCGGGCTGGACGATTCCAGCGCCCGCAGCCTGGGCGTCGCCCTGAACGCCACGCGCTTCGCGGTCATCGGTGTCGCGGTCTGGTTGGCGGCCAGCGTGACGGCGGAGGTCGGCGTGATCGGCTTCGTCGGTCTGGCCGCCCCGGCGCTGGCACATCTCAGCGGCGCACGGACCCAGACGCAGAAACTGATCGCCGCACCGCTGATCGGCGCAATCCTGCTCTGGGTCACCGACGGGCTGGTGCAGCTTCTGGCCGGCGCCAACGGCGAACGGGTGCCGACCGGCGCCGCCACCGCCCTGCTGGGCGGCCCGCTGCTGCTGTGGCTGCTGCCGCGCTTGCGCATGGTCGAATGGCCGTCGCTGAACACCCGTCCCGCCCCGTCGCGCCGCAACCCACGTCCCCGCCTGCTGATCGGCCTGATCGCCTTGCTGGGCCTTGCCGCCGTGGCCCTCGCGCTGACCGTCGGCCATGGTCCGGACGGCTGGTCCGTGGCGAGCGGCCCCCTCCTCGACCGGCTGCTGGCATGGCGCGGCCCGCGCGTGGCGGTCGCGGCGGCGGCGGGTGCGATGCTGGCGGCGGCCGGAATGCTGTTGCAGCGCATCACCGCCAACCCCCTGGCCAGCCCGGAGATCCTCGGCGTCGGCACCGGCTCGGGCGTCGGGCTGACTGCCGCGCTGTTCCTGGTCGCCGCCCCCGGCATCGGCATCCAGATCGCCGCCTCGGCGGCGGGTGCGGTGCTGGTGCTGGCCGCCATGCTGGCCCTGTCGCTGCGCGCCGGCTTGGGGCCGGAACGGCTGCTGCTGGCCGGCATCGCCATGAGCGCGCTGTGCAGCGCCGTGCTGACCGCCGTCATCGCCACCGGCACGCCGCAAGCCTTCACCCTGCTGCGCTGGCTGAGCGGATCGACCAACGAGGCCGGTCCCGCCGACGCCTGGTTCTGCGCGGGTGCCGCGGTGCTGCTGCTGGCGGCCCTGCCGCTGGCATCGCGCTGGCTGGAGATCCTGCCACTCGGCGATGTCACCGCCCGCGCGCTCGGGTTGCCGGTGCAGCGCTGCCGCGTCATTCTGGTGCTGTTCGCCGGCCTGCTGACGGCGGCGGCGGCGCTTTTCGTCGGCCCCTTGAGCTTCGTCGGCCTGATCGCCCCGCATCTCGCCCGGCTCGCCGGCCTCGGCCGCCCGCTGGAACAGGGCATCGGCGCCATTCTGATCGGCGCCGGCCTGATGGTGGTGTCGGATTGGCTGGCGCGGACGGTCGCCTTCCCCTATCAACTGCCGTTGGGATTGTTCGCCGCGCTGCTCGCCGGCCCCTATCTGATCTGGTTGCTCAGCCGGGCCGGCCCGCGCGCCGGCTAG
- a CDS encoding ABC transporter ATP-binding protein — translation MLRRFLAYYRPYKGLLLLDIACAILSGLLELGFPMAVRAFVDRLLPTQDWPLIVAATAVLLAVYMANGGLMAIVTYWGHKLGVNIETEMRRKSFDHLQKLSFSFYDNNKTGHLVGRVTRDLDEIGEVAHHGPEDLLIAVMTFVGAFALMAVVHLPLALITAAIVPVIAWLTSRYGGRMTRNWQSLYSRVGDFNVRIEENVGGMRVVQAFTNEDHERKLFAEDNDRYRKTKLDAYKIMAASTTLSYMSMRLILIVVMLTGAHFVLVGELTQGGFFAFLLLVNTFFRPIEKINAVIETYPRGIAGFRRYTALLDTQPDIADAPDAVPAPPLKGDIRFEGVSFGYDPARPVLKGVDLGIKAGSTVAFIGPSGAGKTTICSLLPRFYEIAGGRITIDGFDIRSMTLASLRRQIGIVQQDVFLFGGTIRENIAYGRLGASDAEIAEAARRAHLDGLIASLPDGLDTIIGERGVKLSGGQKQRLTIARMFLKNPPILILDEATSALDTRTEREIQKSLMELAEGRTTLIIAHRLATIRSADEVYVVGAEGGIQRITHEELAAHG, via the coding sequence ATGCTCCGCCGCTTCCTCGCCTACTACCGTCCCTACAAGGGCCTGCTGCTTCTCGACATCGCCTGCGCGATCCTGTCGGGACTGCTGGAACTGGGCTTCCCCATGGCGGTGCGCGCCTTCGTGGACCGGCTGCTGCCCACCCAGGACTGGCCGCTGATCGTCGCCGCCACGGCGGTGCTGCTGGCGGTCTACATGGCGAATGGCGGGCTGATGGCCATCGTGACCTATTGGGGCCACAAGCTGGGCGTCAACATCGAGACGGAGATGCGGCGTAAGAGCTTCGACCATCTGCAGAAGCTCTCCTTCAGTTTCTACGACAACAACAAGACCGGCCATCTCGTCGGCCGCGTCACCCGCGACCTCGACGAGATCGGCGAGGTCGCGCACCACGGCCCCGAAGACCTGCTGATCGCGGTGATGACCTTCGTCGGTGCCTTCGCCCTGATGGCAGTGGTGCATCTGCCGCTGGCGCTGATCACCGCCGCCATCGTGCCGGTCATCGCCTGGCTGACCAGCCGCTATGGCGGACGCATGACCCGCAACTGGCAGTCGCTCTATTCCCGCGTCGGCGACTTCAACGTCCGCATCGAGGAGAATGTCGGCGGCATGCGCGTCGTCCAGGCCTTCACCAACGAGGACCACGAGCGCAAGCTGTTCGCCGAGGACAACGACCGCTACCGCAAGACCAAGCTCGACGCCTACAAGATCATGGCGGCGTCGACAACGCTCAGCTACATGAGCATGCGGCTGATCCTGATCGTCGTCATGCTGACCGGCGCCCATTTCGTCCTGGTGGGGGAACTGACCCAGGGCGGCTTCTTCGCCTTCCTGCTGCTGGTCAACACCTTCTTCCGACCCATCGAGAAGATTAACGCGGTCATCGAGACCTACCCGCGCGGCATCGCCGGCTTCCGCCGCTACACCGCCCTGCTCGACACCCAGCCCGACATCGCGGACGCCCCCGACGCCGTCCCGGCGCCGCCGCTGAAGGGCGACATCCGCTTCGAAGGCGTGTCCTTCGGCTATGACCCTGCCCGCCCGGTGCTGAAGGGCGTCGATCTCGGCATCAAGGCGGGGTCCACCGTCGCCTTCATCGGCCCGTCCGGCGCCGGCAAGACGACGATCTGCTCGCTGCTGCCGCGCTTCTACGAGATCGCCGGTGGCCGCATCACCATCGACGGCTTCGACATCCGCAGCATGACGCTGGCCTCGCTGCGCCGGCAGATCGGCATCGTCCAGCAGGACGTCTTCCTGTTCGGCGGCACCATCCGCGAGAACATCGCCTATGGCCGGCTGGGCGCGTCAGACGCCGAGATCGCCGAGGCGGCGCGGCGCGCCCATCTCGACGGGCTGATCGCCTCGCTGCCGGACGGTCTGGACACCATCATCGGCGAACGCGGCGTGAAGCTGTCGGGCGGCCAGAAGCAGCGCCTGACCATCGCCCGCATGTTCCTGAAGAATCCCCCGATCCTGATCCTGGACGAGGCGACCTCGGCGCTCGACACCCGGACGGAGCGGGAAATCCAGAAATCCCTGATGGAGCTTGCGGAAGGGCGGACGACGCTGATCATTGCCCACCGTCTGGCGACCATCCGCAGCGCCGACGAGGTCTATGTCGTCGGTGCCGAAGGCGGCATCCAGCGCATCACCCACGAGGAACTGGCCGCCCACGGCTGA
- a CDS encoding BCCT family transporter, whose protein sequence is MQQINKTVSFTAGGLILLFVALAALFTQPFGSRVSEMQAFVVGNFGWFYVLAVASFLLFVLWLFFSPYGAVRLGHDDDEPEFSYPSWFAMLFSAGMGIGLLFYGVAEPMLHFSNPRVGKAGTPDAAREAMNLAFLHWGLHAWAIYIVVGLSLGYFAYRHDLPLTIRSALYPLLGDRIRGWPGHAVDIIAIFGTLFGIATSLGLGVMQINAGFAYLGLLDVGLTQQIVLIAVITVVATLSAASGVGRGIRRLSELNMLAGVLLLTFVFLLGPTVFLLSTLVESIGRYLWTLPYTSFRTLPYAGAEWQASWTMFYWGWWISWAPFVGMFIARVSRGRTIREFIGGVLFAPVALTMLWFIVFGETAIHMEMFEGGGMAAAVAESVPTALFVMLDRLPLSTVTSAIATLMVVTFFVTSADSGAMVIDIIGSGGNQDPPVATRIFWALLSGVVAAVLLLVGGLQALQTAAVTTALPFAFVMVMMCVGLVVSLQSERTVDPGRRATRLAAGATAAAAEAVDDGDWRLGLSAMLGRKSGQAAVPPGAGAARRNVARFIADDLVPALRDVAEELERNGRVVELDASSFSAGIAVLRDGQEEFSYAIRARAHHPMSFAFSGIEKDEEPWQTRAEVILRGGLHKPLAQERMNRNAIRHDFVREYGKWIGW, encoded by the coding sequence ATGCAACAGATAAACAAGACTGTTTCCTTCACAGCCGGCGGCCTGATTCTGCTGTTCGTTGCCCTGGCTGCGTTGTTCACCCAGCCTTTCGGCTCCCGCGTGTCGGAGATGCAGGCATTTGTCGTCGGCAATTTCGGCTGGTTCTACGTGCTTGCCGTCGCAAGTTTCCTGCTGTTCGTGCTGTGGCTCTTTTTCAGCCCATATGGCGCGGTCAGGCTGGGGCATGACGATGACGAGCCGGAGTTCAGCTACCCGTCCTGGTTCGCAATGCTGTTCAGCGCCGGGATGGGCATCGGTCTGCTGTTCTACGGCGTTGCCGAGCCGATGCTGCATTTCTCCAATCCGCGCGTGGGCAAAGCGGGAACTCCCGACGCCGCGCGCGAGGCGATGAACCTCGCCTTCCTCCATTGGGGCCTGCACGCCTGGGCGATCTACATCGTCGTCGGGCTCTCGCTCGGCTACTTCGCCTACCGCCACGACCTGCCCCTGACCATCCGGTCGGCGCTCTATCCGCTGCTGGGCGACCGCATCCGCGGCTGGCCCGGCCATGCCGTCGACATCATCGCCATCTTCGGCACGCTGTTCGGAATTGCGACCTCGCTGGGGCTCGGCGTCATGCAGATCAACGCCGGCTTCGCCTATCTCGGCCTGCTCGACGTGGGGCTGACGCAGCAGATCGTGCTGATCGCCGTCATCACGGTGGTGGCCACGCTGTCCGCGGCCAGCGGCGTCGGGCGGGGAATCCGCCGTTTGAGCGAACTGAACATGCTGGCCGGCGTGCTGCTGCTGACCTTCGTCTTTCTGCTGGGTCCGACGGTGTTCCTGCTGTCGACGCTGGTGGAAAGCATCGGCCGCTACCTGTGGACTCTGCCCTACACCAGCTTCCGCACCCTGCCCTATGCCGGGGCGGAGTGGCAGGCGAGCTGGACGATGTTCTATTGGGGCTGGTGGATCTCCTGGGCGCCCTTCGTCGGCATGTTCATCGCCCGCGTGTCGCGCGGGCGGACCATCCGTGAATTCATCGGCGGCGTGCTGTTCGCGCCGGTCGCCCTGACCATGCTGTGGTTCATCGTCTTCGGCGAAACGGCGATCCACATGGAGATGTTCGAGGGCGGCGGCATGGCCGCGGCGGTTGCCGAAAGCGTGCCGACCGCGCTGTTCGTCATGCTGGACCGGTTGCCGCTCAGCACCGTCACCTCCGCCATCGCCACGCTGATGGTCGTCACCTTCTTCGTCACCTCCGCCGATTCCGGCGCGATGGTCATCGACATCATCGGCTCCGGCGGAAACCAGGATCCGCCGGTCGCCACGCGCATCTTCTGGGCGCTCCTGTCCGGGGTGGTGGCGGCGGTGCTCCTGCTGGTCGGCGGGCTCCAGGCCCTGCAGACCGCGGCGGTCACCACGGCGCTGCCCTTCGCGTTCGTCATGGTGATGATGTGCGTCGGCCTCGTCGTCAGCCTGCAGAGCGAGCGGACGGTCGATCCCGGCCGGCGCGCGACCCGCCTCGCGGCAGGCGCCACCGCTGCGGCGGCGGAAGCGGTGGACGACGGGGATTGGCGGCTGGGGCTTTCCGCGATGCTGGGCCGCAAAAGCGGACAGGCGGCGGTTCCGCCGGGCGCCGGGGCCGCAAGGCGGAACGTGGCGCGCTTCATCGCCGACGACTTGGTGCCGGCCCTGCGCGACGTCGCGGAGGAGTTGGAGCGCAACGGCCGCGTCGTGGAACTCGACGCCAGTTCCTTCAGCGCCGGAATCGCCGTGCTACGGGACGGCCAGGAGGAATTCTCCTACGCGATCCGCGCCCGCGCCCATCATCCCATGAGCTTCGCCTTCTCTGGCATCGAGAAGGATGAGGAGCCCTGGCAGACGCGGGCCGAGGTCATCCTGCGCGGCGGCCTGCACAAGCCGCTTGCGCAGGAGCGGATGAACCGCAACGCCATCCGGCATGACTTCGTCCGCGAATACGGCAAATGGATAGGCTGGTGA
- a CDS encoding ornithine cyclodeaminase has protein sequence MTMIPNLNLVPFVSVDHMMKLVLHIGVERFLTELSAYVEEDFRRWERFDKTPRVASHSAEGVIELMPTSDGRTYGFKYVNGHPKNTREGRQTVTAFGVLADVGTGYPMLMTEMTILTALRTAATSAVAAKHLAPKDASCMAIIGNGAQAEFQAMAFKALLGIRKLRLYDIDPAATRKCMRNLSDQGFEIAACGSTEEAVEGAQIITTVTADKQYATILTDNMVGAGVHINAVGGDCPGKTELHRDILLRSDIFVEYPPQTRIEGEIQQLAPDHPVTELWTVMTGQATGRRDARQITLFDSVGFATEDFSALRYVRDKVAGTGFYETLDMLADPDEPRDLFGMILRAAKPAPVDEAA, from the coding sequence ATGACAATGATCCCGAACCTGAACCTCGTTCCCTTCGTCAGCGTCGACCACATGATGAAGCTGGTGCTGCACATCGGCGTGGAGCGCTTTCTGACCGAGCTGTCGGCCTATGTGGAGGAGGATTTCCGCCGCTGGGAGAGATTCGACAAGACGCCGCGCGTCGCCTCCCACAGCGCAGAGGGCGTGATCGAGCTGATGCCGACCAGCGACGGCCGCACCTATGGCTTCAAATATGTGAACGGCCATCCGAAGAACACGCGGGAGGGACGCCAGACCGTCACCGCCTTCGGTGTGCTGGCCGATGTCGGCACCGGCTATCCGATGCTGATGACGGAGATGACCATCCTGACGGCGCTGCGCACCGCCGCCACCTCCGCCGTCGCGGCGAAGCATCTGGCGCCGAAGGATGCAAGCTGCATGGCGATCATCGGCAACGGCGCCCAGGCGGAGTTCCAGGCGATGGCCTTCAAGGCGCTGCTGGGGATCCGCAAACTGCGGCTCTACGACATCGACCCGGCGGCGACGCGGAAATGCATGCGCAACCTGAGCGACCAGGGCTTCGAGATCGCCGCCTGCGGCTCGACCGAAGAGGCGGTGGAGGGGGCGCAGATCATCACCACCGTCACGGCGGACAAGCAGTACGCGACCATCCTGACCGACAACATGGTCGGGGCCGGCGTGCACATCAATGCGGTCGGCGGCGACTGCCCCGGCAAGACGGAGCTGCACCGCGACATCCTGCTGCGCTCCGACATCTTCGTGGAATATCCGCCGCAGACCCGGATCGAGGGCGAGATCCAGCAGCTGGCCCCCGACCATCCGGTGACGGAGCTGTGGACGGTGATGACGGGGCAGGCCACCGGCCGGCGCGATGCGCGGCAGATCACCCTGTTCGATTCGGTCGGCTTTGCGACGGAGGACTTCTCCGCCCTGCGCTATGTGCGCGACAAGGTGGCGGGGACGGGCTTCTACGAGACTCTGGACATGCTGGCCGACCCGGACGAGCCGCGCGACCTGTTTGGCATGATCCTGCGCGCCGCCAAGCCGGCCCCGGTGGACGAGGCGGCGTGA
- the rocF gene encoding arginase has product MSYQKTKTKHCRLVGVPVQDGAGRLGCEMGPSAYRTAGIARALSELGHGVTDLGNVAPVPQQPMAHGNAALKLLPEVAGWTAALCKVAYEASAGQDAMPIFMGGDHCLAAGTLTGLAQRAAEMGRPLFVLWLDAHPDFHTLETTESGNLHGVPMAYATGRTGFDGYFPPPPARLDPHKVCMMGIRSVDPAERRALETSGITVHDMRKIDEHGIVTLLRPFLERVVEADGLLHVSLDVDFLDPGIAPGVGTTVPGGATFREAHLVMEMLHDTGMVSSVDLVELNPFLDERGRTAILMVELLASLMGRRVLDYPTRSF; this is encoded by the coding sequence ATGTCCTACCAGAAGACAAAGACGAAACACTGCCGTCTGGTCGGCGTGCCGGTGCAGGACGGGGCGGGGCGCCTCGGCTGCGAGATGGGGCCGAGCGCCTACCGCACAGCCGGGATCGCGCGGGCCTTGTCCGAGCTAGGGCACGGCGTCACCGATCTCGGCAATGTCGCGCCGGTGCCGCAGCAGCCGATGGCGCATGGCAACGCGGCGCTGAAGCTGCTGCCGGAGGTGGCGGGCTGGACCGCCGCGCTGTGCAAGGTGGCCTACGAGGCGAGCGCCGGGCAGGACGCCATGCCGATCTTCATGGGCGGCGACCACTGCCTCGCCGCCGGCACCCTGACCGGGCTGGCGCAGCGGGCGGCCGAGATGGGGCGCCCGCTGTTCGTCCTGTGGCTGGACGCGCATCCGGATTTCCACACGCTGGAGACGACGGAGAGCGGCAACCTGCATGGCGTGCCGATGGCCTACGCCACCGGCCGCACCGGCTTCGACGGCTATTTCCCGCCGCCGCCGGCCCGGCTCGACCCGCACAAAGTCTGCATGATGGGCATCCGCAGCGTCGATCCGGCCGAACGGCGGGCGCTGGAGACCTCGGGCATCACCGTCCATGACATGCGCAAGATCGACGAGCACGGCATCGTCACCCTGCTGCGTCCGTTCCTGGAGCGGGTGGTCGAGGCGGACGGGCTGCTGCATGTCAGCCTGGACGTCGATTTCCTCGATCCCGGCATCGCCCCCGGTGTCGGCACCACGGTCCCCGGCGGCGCCACCTTCCGCGAGGCGCATCTGGTGATGGAGATGCTGCACGACACCGGCATGGTCAGCAGCGTCGATCTGGTCGAGCTGAACCCCTTCCTGGACGAGCGCGGGCGCACCGCGATCCTGATGGTGGAACTGCTGGCCAGCCTGATGGGGCGCCGCGTTCTCGATTACCCGACCCGCAGCTTCTGA
- a CDS encoding Lrp/AsnC family transcriptional regulator: MDQLDEKLITLLRHDGRRSISDLAIELGVSRATVRARMERLEASGIIIGYTVILRADTVEAPVRGIMLIEVEGQAADRVVRTLSGFPEIMEIHSTNGRWDLIVELSSSSLPEFDSVLRRIRLTPGITTSETNLLLNTPRSTRARL; encoded by the coding sequence CTGGACCAGCTCGACGAGAAGCTGATCACCCTGCTGCGTCATGACGGCCGCCGCAGCATTTCCGACCTTGCCATCGAGCTGGGCGTGTCACGGGCGACGGTGCGCGCGCGGATGGAGCGGCTGGAGGCGTCCGGCATCATCATCGGCTACACCGTCATCCTGCGCGCCGACACGGTGGAGGCGCCGGTTCGCGGCATCATGCTGATCGAGGTCGAGGGGCAGGCGGCCGACCGGGTGGTGCGGACGCTCAGCGGCTTCCCCGAAATCATGGAGATCCACAGCACAAACGGCCGCTGGGACCTGATCGTCGAGCTGTCCTCCTCCAGCCTGCCGGAGTTCGACTCGGTGCTGCGCCGCATCCGCCTGACCCCCGGCATCACCACCAGCGAGACCAACCTCCTGCTGAACACCCCGCGCAGCACGCGCGCCCGTCTGTAG
- a CDS encoding transporter substrate-binding domain-containing protein has protein sequence MKKILMALVLGALATGTAGVTMDHPAAAKDAKKIRIASEGSFAPWNGMDSSGKLVGFEIDLAWDLCKRMAAECELIAQDWDGMIPSLQQGKIDAIMAGMTITEERKKVIAFAGPYGTEQSTFAVMKSSKLNGAAFGADNIDLADEAGSKAALAKLAELLKGKAVGVQTSTIQAEFLEKHLPDVTVRSYDKIDNAAIDLSSGRVDAIFGDRSPIEAIIRSMGKDSMTLVGPSLTRGVLGDGMGVGLRKADADLKARFDKAIAEAGKDGTIAKLSQQHFGYDVSVK, from the coding sequence ATGAAGAAGATCCTCATGGCGCTGGTGCTGGGTGCGCTGGCGACCGGGACCGCCGGCGTCACCATGGACCACCCCGCCGCCGCCAAGGATGCCAAGAAGATCCGCATCGCCTCGGAAGGCTCCTTCGCCCCCTGGAACGGCATGGATTCGTCGGGCAAGCTGGTCGGCTTCGAGATCGACCTCGCCTGGGACCTGTGCAAGCGCATGGCGGCGGAGTGCGAGCTGATCGCCCAGGACTGGGACGGCATGATCCCGTCGCTGCAGCAGGGCAAGATCGACGCCATCATGGCCGGCATGACCATTACCGAGGAACGCAAGAAGGTCATCGCCTTCGCCGGCCCCTACGGCACCGAACAATCCACCTTCGCCGTGATGAAGTCCTCCAAGCTGAACGGCGCCGCCTTCGGTGCCGACAACATCGACCTCGCCGACGAGGCCGGCAGCAAGGCGGCGCTGGCCAAGCTGGCGGAGCTGCTGAAGGGCAAGGCGGTGGGCGTGCAGACCTCCACCATCCAGGCTGAATTCCTGGAGAAGCATCTGCCGGACGTGACGGTGCGCAGCTACGACAAGATCGACAACGCCGCCATCGACCTGTCCTCCGGCCGGGTGGACGCGATCTTCGGCGACCGCTCCCCCATCGAGGCGATCATCCGCAGCATGGGCAAGGACAGCATGACGCTGGTCGGTCCGAGCTTGACGCGCGGTGTGCTGGGCGATGGCATGGGCGTGGGCCTGCGCAAGGCCGATGCCGACCTGAAGGCCCGCTTCGACAAGGCCATCGCCGAAGCCGGCAAGGACGGCACCATCGCCAAGCTGAGCCAGCAGCATTTCGGCTACGACGTCTCGGTGAAGTGA
- a CDS encoding DUF1289 domain-containing protein — protein sequence MSGRTSKDGAAAKDSRNPCIGLCRFGGQGACLGCHRTKAEVKGWKRLSAAAKAAINERIRQGTQEVPVAARNGKAPRKRLRKLERKIGKLEAKLAALRAERDAMADPD from the coding sequence GTGAGCGGCAGGACATCGAAGGACGGCGCGGCGGCCAAGGACAGCAGGAATCCCTGCATCGGGCTTTGCCGTTTCGGCGGACAGGGGGCCTGTCTCGGCTGCCACCGCACCAAGGCCGAGGTGAAGGGCTGGAAACGGTTGAGCGCTGCTGCCAAGGCGGCCATCAACGAGCGGATCAGGCAGGGGACGCAGGAGGTGCCGGTGGCGGCAAGGAACGGCAAGGCGCCGCGCAAGCGCCTGCGCAAGCTGGAACGGAAGATCGGCAAGCTCGAAGCGAAGCTCGCCGCCCTGCGGGCCGAGCGCGACGCGATGGCGGACCCGGACTGA
- a CDS encoding 4Fe-4S dicluster domain-containing protein has protein sequence MIIAAIGLFLATALGGRVWCGFTCPQTVWTDLFVWVERRVEGDRTDRIRLDKQPWTAGWLTKKAVKHAAWLAISAVTGFLSVAYLTDAPTLAVDLLRFDAPALAAGSVLFMAACTYLMAGFMREQMCFYVCPWPRIQAAMLDEDSLVVTYQDWRGEGRAPLRKSEGWDTRAHKGLGDCIDCG, from the coding sequence ATGATCATCGCCGCCATCGGTCTGTTCCTGGCGACGGCGCTGGGCGGCCGGGTCTGGTGCGGCTTCACCTGCCCGCAGACGGTATGGACCGACCTGTTCGTCTGGGTGGAACGCCGGGTGGAGGGCGACCGCACGGACCGCATCCGGCTGGACAAGCAGCCCTGGACAGCGGGCTGGCTGACGAAGAAGGCGGTCAAGCATGCGGCGTGGCTGGCGATTTCCGCCGTCACCGGCTTTCTCAGCGTCGCCTACCTGACGGATGCGCCGACGCTGGCGGTCGATCTGCTGCGCTTCGACGCCCCCGCGCTCGCCGCCGGCTCCGTCCTGTTCATGGCCGCCTGCACCTATCTGATGGCCGGCTTCATGCGCGAGCAGATGTGCTTCTATGTCTGTCCCTGGCCGCGCATCCAGGCCGCCATGCTGGACGAGGACAGCCTGGTCGTCACCTATCAGGACTGGCGCGGCGAGGGACGCGCGCCCCTGCGCAAGAGCGAGGGGTGGGACACCCGCGCCCACAAGGGCTTGGGCGACTGCATCGATTGCGGCC
- a CDS encoding FixG Ig-like domain-containing protein — translation MAIALALKPSNDIAVLRDRAPLFVTLSDGRIQNAYTIKIANMSLTDRQYRLTLSGLPQASLGLSGENGESGELALSARANAVDTYRIQVRVPQSTLAGASTPLAFTLTPDPAGEPVRHDSVFLAP, via the coding sequence ATGGCCATCGCCCTGGCGCTGAAGCCCAGCAACGACATCGCCGTCCTGCGCGACCGGGCGCCGCTGTTCGTGACGCTCAGCGACGGACGCATCCAGAACGCCTACACCATCAAGATCGCCAACATGTCGCTGACCGACCGGCAGTACCGCCTGACCCTGTCCGGCCTGCCGCAGGCCAGCCTCGGCCTGTCGGGCGAGAACGGCGAGTCCGGCGAGTTGGCGTTGTCGGCCCGCGCCAACGCGGTGGACACCTACCGCATCCAGGTCCGCGTGCCGCAATCCACCCTGGCCGGCGCCTCCACCCCGCTCGCCTTCACGCTGACGCCCGATCCGGCCGGCGAGCCGGTCCGCCACGACAGCGTGTTCCTCGCCCCGTGA